A single Sporosarcina sp. FSL W8-0480 DNA region contains:
- a CDS encoding RNA polymerase sigma factor: protein MKHDELGPSKPSIEEVCRKTWEPLYRFIYYKVQNREEAQEITQETYIKAIPYFRKGRIDSDKYMGFLKTVALNLIRDSWRKAQRRGTTIEFEAIQPLDSAVDDETGLSDQRFLIEKALDQLNEEQRTVIDLRILKGYTTGETAKIMNKTEGNIRVMQHRALQALASIMKRLNENGGTRNER, encoded by the coding sequence GGTTTGCCGCAAAACTTGGGAGCCTTTATACCGATTCATCTACTACAAAGTGCAAAATCGGGAGGAGGCGCAAGAAATTACACAAGAAACCTATATTAAAGCGATTCCCTATTTTCGAAAGGGACGCATCGATTCCGACAAGTACATGGGTTTCCTAAAGACGGTCGCCCTTAACCTAATTCGTGATTCGTGGCGAAAGGCACAACGACGGGGGACCACCATAGAATTTGAAGCAATTCAACCTTTAGACTCGGCGGTCGATGACGAAACAGGATTGAGCGACCAACGTTTCCTTATCGAAAAAGCCCTTGATCAGTTGAACGAAGAACAAAGGACTGTCATCGATCTACGTATATTGAAAGGCTATACTACTGGGGAAACAGCGAAAATCATGAATAAAACCGAGGGTAATATCCGTGTTATGCAGCATCGTGCATTACAGGCACTTGCGTCGATTATGAAGAGGTTGAATGAGAATGGAGGTACGAGGAATGAAAGATGA